One region of Parambassis ranga chromosome 21, fParRan2.1, whole genome shotgun sequence genomic DNA includes:
- the LOC114426173 gene encoding radixin, protein MPKPINVRVTTMDAELEFAIQPNTTGKQLFDQVVKTVGLREVWFFGLQYTDSKGYVTWLKLNKKVTQQDVKKENPLQFKFRAKFFPEDVSEELIQEITQKLFFLQVKEAILNDENYCPPETAVLLASYAVQAKYGDYNKDIHKPGYLASDRLLPQRVLEQHKLTKEQWEDRIQTWHEEHRSMLREDAMMEYLKIAQDLEMYGVNYFEIKNKKGTELWLGVDALGLNIYEHEDKLSPKIGFPWSEIRNISFNDKKFVIKPIDKKAPDFVFYAPRLRINKRILALCMGNHELYMRRRKPDTIEVQQMKAQAREEKHHKQMERAQLENEKKKREIAEKEKERIEREKDELIERLRQIEEQTQRAQKELEEQTRKALELEQERKRAKEEAERLEKERQAAEEAKAALAQQAADQMKNQEQLAAELAEFTAKIALLEDAKRKKEEEATEWQHKALSAQEDLEKTRDELKTAMTSPPAPEHDEQDETNAEASAELLSDGVTSQRSEEERITEAQKNERVKKQLQALSSELAEARDDTKKTQNDMLHAENVRAGRDKYKTLRQIRQGNTKQRIDEFESM, encoded by the exons ATTAATGTGCGCGTCACCACCATGGACGCTGAGCTGGAGTTTGCCATTCAGCCCAACACAACAGGGAAACAGCTCTTTGACCAG GTGGTGAAGACGGTGGGTCTGAGGGAGGTCTGGTTCTTCGGCCTGCAGTACACAGACAGCAAAGGCTACGTGACGTGGCTTAAACTCAACAAGAAG GTGACCCAGCAGGATGTAAAGAAGGAGAATCCTCTGCAGTTCAAGTTCAGAGCAAAGTTCTTCCCAGAGGATGTTTCTGAGGAGCTCATCCAGGAGATCACACAAAAGCTCTTCTTCCTGCAG GTGAAGGAGGCCATTCTGAATGATGAGAACTACTGTCCTCCAGAGACGGCTGTGCTGCTGGCCTCCTACGCTGTGCAGGCCAAGTACGGTGATTACAACAAAGACATACACAAGCCTGGTTACCTGGCGTCCGACCGACTCCTGCCACAGAG AGTTCTGGAGCAACACAAGCTGACAAAGGAGCAGTGGGAGGACAGAATACAGACCTGGCACGAGGAACACAGAAGCATGCtcag ggAGGATGCAATGATGGAGTATCTGAAAATCGCTCAGGACCTGGAGATGTACGGCGTCAACTACTTTGAAATCAAAAACAAGAAgggcacagagctgtggctggGGGTCGACGCCTTGGGCCTCAACATCTATGAGCATGAAGACAA gCTGTCACCAAAGATCGGCTTCCCCTGGAGCGAGATCAGAAACATTTCCTTCAATGACAAGAAGTTTGTCATCAAACCCATCGACAAGAAAGCTCCT GACTTTGTGTTCTATGCCCCTCGGTTGCGCATCAACAAGCGCATCCTGGCGTTGTGTATGGGGAACCACGAGCTgtacatgaggaggaggaagcccGACACCATCGAGGTGCAGCAGATGAAGGCTCAGGCCAGAGAGGAGAAGCACCACAAACAGATGGAGAG aGCACAGCTGGAGAATGAGAAGAAAAAGCGTGAGAtcgcagagaaagagaaggagcgAATAGAGCGGGAGAAGGATGAGCTGATCGAGCGGCTGAGGCAGATCGAAGAGCAGACGCAGAGAGCTCAAAAAG agctggaggagcagactCGCAAGGCGCTGGAGTTGGAGCAGGAAAGAAAGCGAGCGAAGGAAGAAGCAGAGCGGCTGGAGAAGGAGAggcaggctgcagaggaggccaAGGCAGCGCTGGCTCAGCAGGCCGCTGACCAGATGAAGAACCAGGAGCAGCtg GCTGCTGAGTTAGCAGAGTTCACCGCCAAAATCGCTCTGCTCGAGGatgcaaagaggaaaaaagaagaggaagcaaCAGAGTGGCAACACAAA gctCTTTCAGCACAAGAGGACCTGGAGAAGACGAGGGACGAGCTGAAGACGGCCATGACGTCCCCGCCGGCGCCCGAACACGACGAGCAGGATGAGACGAACGCCGAGGCGAGTGCCGAGCTCCTCAGCGACGGCGTCACCAGCCAGCGCAGCGAAGAGGAACGAATCACAGAGGCGCAGAAAAATGAACGTGTCaagaaacagctgcag GCTCTTAGTTCAGAGTTAGCCGAGGCTCGAGACGACACCAAGAAGACACAGAATGACATGCTGCACGCTGAGAACGTCAGGGCAGGCAGGGACAAGTACAAGACGCTGCGTCAGATCCGTCAGGGCAACACCAAGCAGCGCATCGACGAGTTCGAGTCCATGTGA